The Paludibacter jiangxiensis DNA window GCATCTAAGCGCGAAACCAACTTCAAGATGAGATTTCTTCTAAGGGCCGTTGAAGACGACAACGTTGATAGGCTGTAGGTGTAAAGGCAGTAATGTCAAAGCCGAGCAGTACTAATCGCCCGAAACTTTTCTTCTCCTCAAACTCTTATTTATTATAGTAATGCTATCCAATTTAGCTTACGAGTTAACTCTCTTTCCAATACGTCAACAATATACAGTTGAAGAAACCTGAAACTGAAAACTTTTAGGTGGCTATAGCGCTGGGGTTCCACCTCTTCCCATTCCGAACAGAGAAGTTAAGCCCAACTACGCCGATGGTACTGCACACAATGTGGGAGAGTAGGTAGCCGCCACTTTTACAAAACGCTTTGCATCTTACGATGTGAAGCGTTTTTGCGTTTATATATCTTTAATCCTGATGTTATTTGCAGACAGGATAATCAGATTTAGTCTGTTTTGTTATAAAATAGAATCAAAGTTGCTGTTTTCCTTCCATTTGTTTACTTACTCAGAAAAAATAGTTACTTTTGTTTCCGCTTTTAGGTTTTATGGAAAAAGATTTCAACGAAATACAGGAACGAGTCAGGACAATTGAATTCAAAGAACAATTCGATTTGGTAATTGCTATCGCTAACGGTGGAACTATTCCGGCAGAATTAATCAGACAAAAACTGGGTCTGGAGTTGTTTCTGCTAAAGATCAACCTACGCGATTCAAACCATGTTCCGGTGCATCCTAACCCTGTTTTACTTCAACCTATCGATTTTGATGTGAAAAGCAAGCGTGTTTTGTTAGTGGAAGACCGGATAAAGACCGGAAAAACTGTCGAATTTACGAAACGTCTTTTGCTTGAAAATG harbors:
- a CDS encoding phosphoribosyltransferase, with product MEKDFNEIQERVRTIEFKEQFDLVIAIANGGTIPAELIRQKLGLELFLLKINLRDSNHVPVHPNPVLLQPIDFDVKSKRVLLVEDRIKTGKTVEFTKRLLLENGAAMVKTLAVNGNADYFLYNESCFRFPWIL